In Croceicoccus sp. Ery15, a genomic segment contains:
- the hutI gene encoding imidazolonepropionase, whose translation MQCETIWTGARLFLMAESSPLVIERGLVAAKNGQIVYAGSEAEAPDLSATKVVECEGRLITPGLIDCHTHLVYAGDRSAEHEMRRTGASYEEISKAGGGIKSTMRATRMASEDELLAGALPRLDALIAEGATTVEVKSGYGLDLDSEMRILRIARRLGENRPVTIRTTFLGAHALPPEFAGRADDYISLVVEEMIPAVAEAGLADAVDGFCENVGFTPAQIERVFDAAKAHGLPVKLHAEQLSNQNGSALAARYHALSADHLEHLDEAGVRAMAEAGTVATLLPGAFYFMRESQKPPVDLLRTASVPIALATDCNPGTSPLTSILLAMNMGSVLFGLTVEECLAGTTFNAARALGLAGTVGSLAAGQQCDLAIWNVGDPAELVHRMGFNPLHARVWKGQ comes from the coding sequence CTGCAATGCGAAACGATCTGGACCGGAGCCAGGCTATTCTTGATGGCGGAAAGTAGTCCGCTGGTAATCGAGCGGGGGCTTGTGGCCGCCAAGAACGGCCAGATCGTCTATGCCGGATCGGAGGCGGAGGCGCCTGACCTCTCGGCCACGAAAGTCGTCGAATGCGAAGGCCGGCTGATTACGCCGGGGCTGATCGATTGCCATACCCATCTCGTCTATGCCGGCGATCGCTCCGCCGAGCACGAAATGCGCCGAACCGGCGCGTCATATGAGGAAATTTCGAAGGCCGGAGGCGGCATCAAGTCGACCATGCGCGCAACTCGCATGGCTAGCGAGGACGAGCTGCTGGCAGGAGCCTTGCCTCGACTGGATGCCCTGATCGCAGAAGGCGCGACGACGGTTGAGGTGAAGTCTGGCTATGGTCTCGATCTCGATAGCGAGATGCGCATTCTGCGGATCGCACGACGATTGGGGGAAAATCGACCCGTAACGATCAGGACGACATTCCTTGGTGCCCACGCGCTTCCGCCGGAATTTGCGGGACGGGCTGATGATTACATCAGTCTTGTCGTCGAAGAGATGATTCCCGCTGTTGCCGAGGCTGGTCTTGCCGATGCGGTCGATGGCTTTTGCGAGAATGTCGGTTTTACTCCTGCGCAGATCGAGCGTGTCTTTGATGCAGCCAAAGCGCATGGCCTGCCGGTGAAGCTCCATGCCGAGCAGCTTTCGAACCAGAATGGCAGCGCCTTGGCTGCACGCTATCATGCGCTTTCGGCCGACCATCTCGAACATCTCGACGAGGCTGGTGTGAGGGCAATGGCCGAAGCGGGCACCGTCGCAACCCTGCTGCCCGGCGCATTTTATTTCATGCGGGAAAGCCAAAAGCCGCCCGTCGACTTGCTGCGAACTGCATCAGTGCCGATCGCTCTGGCGACCGACTGCAATCCGGGCACCTCGCCGCTTACTTCAATACTGTTGGCGATGAACATGGGATCGGTGCTGTTCGGCCTGACGGTCGAGGAATGCCTCGCCGGAACGACTTTCAACGCCGCCCGCGCATTGGGGCTGGCCGGCACTGTCGGCTCGCTGGCGGCAGGACAGCAATGCGATCTTGCAATCTGGAATGTCGGTGATCCGGCAGAACTCGTGCATCGGATGGGTTTCAACCCGCTGCATGCCCGGGTGTGGAAGGGACAATGA
- the hutH gene encoding histidine ammonia-lyase produces MNKITLIPGAVTLADWRAIYRGARISLDPECMPAVVESAAAIERILARGEPVYGINTGFGKLASVRIEDDDLATLQRNIVLSHAAGVGDPSPEPVVRLMMALKLVSLARGASGIKPETLALLEAMLVKELTPIVPCQGSVGASGDLAPLSHMAATMIGEGEIILGGERMPAAEALSRVGLTPLTLGPKEGLALLNGTQFSCANALAGLFEAENLLRSALVTGALSTEAAKGSDTPFDARIHELRGHAGQIETATALRQLMAGSAIRVSHLQDDERVQDPYCLRCQPQVMGAALDLMRQAANTLAVEANGVSDNPLIFADTDEALSGGNFHAEPVAFAADMLAMAICEIGSLSERRVAMLVDPALSGLPAFLTPKPGLNSGFMIPQVTAAALVSENKQRAYPASVDSIPTSANQEDHVSMAAHGARRLAEMAVNAANVIAIEALAAAQGMDFHASLKSSTALEAARGLVRSEVPTLSDDRYFHPDMERAATLVLSGQLAAATGMELPGVA; encoded by the coding sequence ATGAACAAAATTACACTAATCCCCGGTGCCGTCACCTTGGCTGACTGGCGGGCAATCTATCGTGGCGCACGGATTTCGCTCGACCCTGAATGTATGCCGGCTGTCGTCGAAAGCGCGGCGGCCATCGAGCGCATTCTTGCGCGCGGCGAGCCGGTCTATGGCATCAACACGGGCTTTGGTAAGCTGGCCAGCGTGCGGATCGAGGACGATGATCTGGCCACGCTTCAGCGCAATATCGTTTTGAGCCATGCAGCGGGCGTCGGCGATCCTTCACCCGAACCCGTAGTGCGACTGATGATGGCGTTGAAGCTGGTCAGCCTCGCAAGGGGGGCATCGGGCATAAAGCCTGAAACGCTGGCATTGCTGGAGGCGATGCTTGTCAAAGAACTCACCCCGATCGTGCCCTGCCAGGGATCGGTCGGTGCCAGCGGCGATCTCGCTCCGCTATCGCATATGGCGGCAACGATGATCGGCGAAGGCGAGATTATTCTGGGCGGCGAGCGCATGCCTGCGGCGGAGGCCCTGTCGCGTGTCGGACTAACCCCTTTGACCCTTGGCCCCAAAGAAGGCCTCGCGTTGCTTAACGGTACGCAATTCTCCTGCGCAAACGCGCTGGCAGGCCTGTTCGAAGCGGAGAACCTGCTGCGCAGCGCGCTCGTGACCGGCGCGCTTTCGACCGAAGCCGCCAAGGGGTCAGACACGCCATTCGACGCGCGCATCCATGAATTGCGCGGTCATGCGGGGCAGATTGAAACCGCCACTGCCTTGCGCCAATTGATGGCCGGTTCCGCAATCCGCGTCAGCCATTTGCAAGATGATGAGCGCGTGCAGGACCCTTATTGCCTTCGATGCCAACCGCAGGTGATGGGGGCCGCGCTTGATCTTATGCGACAGGCGGCGAACACTCTGGCTGTCGAAGCGAATGGCGTTTCCGACAATCCCCTGATCTTCGCCGATACGGATGAAGCCTTGTCGGGCGGTAATTTCCACGCTGAACCCGTGGCCTTCGCCGCCGACATGCTGGCGATGGCAATCTGCGAGATCGGCTCTCTGTCCGAACGACGTGTCGCCATGCTGGTTGATCCGGCGCTGTCGGGACTGCCGGCGTTCCTGACGCCCAAGCCCGGCCTCAATTCCGGCTTCATGATTCCGCAGGTGACAGCGGCGGCGCTGGTCTCGGAAAACAAGCAGCGCGCCTATCCGGCGAGCGTCGATTCCATTCCGACTTCGGCCAATCAGGAAGACCATGTCTCGATGGCGGCGCATGGGGCGCGGCGCTTGGCCGAGATGGCGGTCAATGCCGCCAATGTCATCGCGATCGAAGCGCTGGCCGCGGCGCAAGGCATGGATTTCCACGCATCGCTTAAATCCAGCACCGCGTTGGAGGCTGCCCGTGGGTTGGTGCGAAGTGAAGTGCCCACACTCTCGGATGACCGATATTTCCATCCCGATATGGAAAGAGCCGCAACACTGGTGCTTTCCGGTCAACTCGCTGCCGCGACCGGAATGGAACTGCCGGGGGTAGCATGA
- the hutG gene encoding N-formylglutamate deformylase, whose amino-acid sequence MTDWLEIHRGHAPLLVAFPHTGMDLADVEGEFRSPWLARRDADWWVDRLYGFARDLGATTVRTSISRSVIDVNRDPSGASLYPGQATTELCPTTTFDGEALYVGEGPNEVEVMRRRERWFAPYHAAIAEELARLRGTHVNVVLFDAHSIRSDIPRLFDGELPQFNIGTNGGETCDPAVAEAVAAICTDSGRSHVLNGRFRGGWTTRHYGQPTKGIHAIQMELAIRGYADEPVEPTPANWPTPYDADRAAPLAAILTEILKACIAFAQNDKTQED is encoded by the coding sequence ATGACCGACTGGCTGGAGATTCATCGCGGCCATGCGCCGCTGTTGGTGGCGTTTCCCCACACCGGCATGGATCTGGCAGATGTGGAGGGCGAGTTTCGCTCCCCTTGGCTGGCCCGGCGGGATGCGGACTGGTGGGTGGACCGGCTCTATGGGTTTGCCCGCGATCTGGGCGCGACAACGGTCCGTACCTCGATCTCCCGCAGCGTCATCGACGTGAACCGCGATCCTTCAGGCGCGTCGCTCTATCCAGGACAGGCGACCACAGAACTCTGCCCGACGACGACTTTTGATGGCGAGGCCCTTTACGTTGGCGAGGGTCCGAACGAAGTCGAGGTGATGCGCCGCAGGGAACGTTGGTTCGCGCCTTATCATGCGGCGATTGCGGAAGAGTTGGCGCGACTGCGGGGGACGCATGTCAATGTCGTCCTGTTCGACGCCCATTCAATCCGCAGCGATATCCCGCGGCTGTTCGATGGAGAGCTCCCGCAGTTCAACATCGGGACGAATGGTGGAGAAACCTGCGATCCGGCTGTTGCCGAAGCGGTCGCGGCGATCTGCACGGATAGCGGCCGCAGCCATGTGCTGAACGGTCGCTTTCGCGGCGGCTGGACGACGCGCCATTATGGGCAGCCTACCAAGGGTATCCACGCGATCCAGATGGAACTCGCCATTCGCGGCTATGCCGACGAACCGGTAGAACCGACGCCAGCGAATTGGCCGACTCCATACGATGCAGACCGTGCCGCTCCGCTCGCCGCAATCCTCACCGAAATTCTGAAGGCATGCATTGCCTTTGCCCAAAACGATAAGACGCAGGAAGACTGA
- the hutU gene encoding urocanate hydratase, giving the protein MTRIDNSRVIRPATGTQLSAKSWLTEAPMRMLMNNLHPDVAERPEELVVYGGIGRAARDWESYDKIVETLRRLKDDETLLVQSGKPVGVFRTHADAPRVLIANSNLVPKWADWEHFGELDKKGLAMYGQMTAGSWIYIGTQGIVQGTYETFAEMGRQHYDGDLAGRWLLTAGLGGMGGAQPLAAVMAGASCLAIECQPSRIEMRLRTGYLDRSAETIDEAMTIIGEAKAAKKPVSVGLLGNAAEILPEMFRRGIRPDLLTDQTSAHDPVNGYLPAGWTVAEWIERREREPEAVAKAAKASMAVHVQAMLDFQSAGVPTVDYGNNIRQVAKDEGVENAFDFPGFVPAYIRPLFCRGVGPFRWAALSGDPEDIYRTDQKVKELMPDDAHLHRWLDMAREKIHFQGLPARICWVGLGDRHRLGMAFNEMVAKGELKAPVVIGRDHLDSGSVASPNRETEAMKDGSDAVSDWPLLNALLNTASGATWVSLHHGGGVGMGYSQHSGMVIVADGTEAAAKRLERVLWNDPATGVMRHADAGYDIAIDCAREKGLDLPGIL; this is encoded by the coding sequence ATGACCCGTATCGACAATTCGCGCGTGATCCGTCCCGCGACCGGCACCCAGCTATCGGCGAAAAGCTGGCTGACCGAAGCGCCGATGCGCATGCTGATGAATAATCTGCACCCCGACGTTGCCGAGCGGCCCGAGGAATTGGTCGTCTATGGCGGCATCGGCCGCGCGGCACGCGACTGGGAAAGTTATGACAAGATCGTCGAAACGCTGAGGCGGCTTAAGGACGACGAGACGCTGCTGGTCCAGTCGGGCAAGCCTGTCGGCGTGTTCCGCACCCATGCCGATGCGCCGCGCGTGCTAATCGCCAATTCCAATCTCGTGCCCAAATGGGCGGATTGGGAGCATTTCGGCGAGCTCGATAAGAAGGGCCTCGCCATGTACGGCCAGATGACGGCCGGATCGTGGATCTACATCGGCACGCAGGGCATCGTTCAGGGCACCTATGAGACCTTCGCCGAAATGGGCCGCCAGCATTACGATGGCGATCTTGCGGGGCGCTGGCTGCTGACGGCGGGGCTTGGCGGCATGGGCGGCGCGCAGCCGCTGGCCGCGGTGATGGCGGGCGCGTCGTGCCTTGCCATCGAATGCCAGCCCAGCCGGATCGAGATGCGACTGCGCACCGGCTATCTCGACCGCAGCGCGGAAACCATCGATGAGGCCATGACGATCATCGGGGAGGCCAAGGCGGCCAAGAAGCCCGTGTCGGTCGGCCTGCTGGGCAATGCGGCAGAAATCCTGCCGGAGATGTTCAGGCGCGGCATCCGGCCCGATCTCCTGACCGACCAGACCAGCGCGCATGATCCGGTGAACGGCTATCTGCCTGCTGGCTGGACTGTGGCCGAATGGATCGAACGCCGCGAGCGCGAGCCCGAAGCCGTCGCCAAGGCCGCCAAGGCATCGATGGCGGTGCATGTGCAAGCGATGCTCGATTTCCAGTCCGCAGGCGTGCCCACGGTCGATTATGGCAATAATATCCGGCAGGTCGCCAAGGACGAGGGCGTGGAAAACGCCTTCGACTTTCCCGGCTTCGTCCCCGCCTATATCCGCCCGCTGTTCTGCCGCGGCGTCGGCCCCTTCCGCTGGGCCGCCCTGTCTGGCGATCCCGAGGACATCTATCGCACCGATCAGAAGGTGAAGGAACTGATGCCTGACGATGCGCATCTTCACCGCTGGCTCGACATGGCGCGGGAGAAGATCCATTTCCAGGGGCTGCCCGCGCGCATTTGCTGGGTGGGGCTGGGCGACCGGCACCGGCTTGGCATGGCATTCAACGAGATGGTGGCTAAGGGCGAACTGAAGGCCCCCGTCGTAATCGGACGCGATCACCTCGATAGCGGATCGGTTGCCAGCCCCAATCGGGAAACTGAGGCGATGAAGGATGGCAGCGACGCGGTCAGCGACTGGCCGCTACTGAACGCCTTGCTCAACACCGCGAGCGGCGCGACATGGGTGTCGCTGCACCACGGTGGCGGCGTCGGCATGGGCTATTCGCAGCATTCCGGCATGGTCATCGTTGCCGACGGGACCGAGGCAGCGGCCAAGCGACTTGAACGCGTGCTCTGGAACGATCCGGCGACCGGCGTGATGCGCCATGCAGATGCGGGCTATGATATTGCGATCGATTGCGCGCGCGAGAAGGGGCTTGATCTTCCCGGCATTCTCTAA
- a CDS encoding DUF411 domain-containing protein yields MNMSKQHRVPQLSYVGAALLMALAACSGAAQAAGSTMFRDPNCGCCKDWAEHFTENMQSEVSVQDSTDMTAIKDRHGVPRDLRSCHTMIVEGYVIEGHVPATDIARLLREKPEGVAGLAVAGMPVGSPGMEMGDHKQPYQVIAFGANGLSVFSNYN; encoded by the coding sequence ATGAACATGTCAAAACAACATCGCGTTCCGCAGCTTTCCTACGTCGGCGCAGCATTGCTGATGGCATTGGCGGCCTGTTCGGGCGCTGCACAGGCTGCTGGCAGCACGATGTTTCGCGATCCCAACTGTGGATGCTGCAAGGATTGGGCAGAGCACTTTACCGAAAACATGCAGTCCGAAGTGTCGGTGCAGGACAGTACCGATATGACCGCGATCAAGGATCGGCACGGAGTGCCGCGCGATCTTCGTTCATGCCACACCATGATCGTCGAGGGTTATGTAATCGAAGGGCACGTCCCTGCAACCGACATCGCGCGGTTATTGCGCGAAAAGCCCGAAGGCGTGGCCGGGCTGGCTGTAGCCGGGATGCCCGTCGGTTCGCCCGGAATGGAAATGGGCGATCACAAGCAACCTTATCAGGTCATCGCCTTTGGAGCGAACGGGCTGTCCGTATTCAGCAATTACAACTGA
- a CDS encoding periplasmic heavy metal sensor, whose amino-acid sequence MKLGGLQLLLAIALALAAGVIGAFAAGELRQTTQPQTLHHFVHDELDLTDRQKAQMEQLEDNFAVERQEMELSLRAANAGLAAAMEDEHEYGPKVVGAIDEVHDRMGDLQKATVRHVFAMRALLDPQQQLRFDRQVASSLTSEPGE is encoded by the coding sequence GTGAAGCTCGGCGGTCTTCAGCTTTTGCTCGCCATAGCGCTGGCGCTGGCGGCCGGCGTTATTGGCGCGTTCGCCGCCGGTGAATTGCGCCAGACAACGCAGCCGCAGACGCTCCATCACTTTGTGCATGATGAGTTGGACCTGACCGACCGGCAGAAAGCGCAGATGGAACAGCTTGAAGATAATTTCGCGGTAGAGCGACAGGAAATGGAACTCTCATTGCGCGCCGCGAATGCAGGGCTCGCGGCCGCGATGGAAGACGAGCATGAATACGGCCCCAAGGTCGTCGGCGCGATCGACGAGGTTCACGACCGCATGGGCGATCTGCAAAAGGCAACGGTTCGCCATGTCTTTGCCATGCGCGCCCTGCTCGATCCGCAGCAGCAGCTGCGCTTCGACCGACAGGTGGCCAGTTCGCTGACCAGCGAACCTGGTGAATGA
- a CDS encoding RNA polymerase sigma factor, with protein sequence MQVGPDKDERDLIGKAKEGNRSAFSQLVRPHLPPLMVLARRMLGSAEDAEDAVQTALASTWMARARLDPEQPIAPFLTTVTLNKCRDRIRRRKVARLVGLSDAIYAVSSDDPDQLRSAAGRELLTRTARAIERLPLKLREALVLVALDGRSQAEAAQLLGVTEKTIETRIYRARQKLREKLDFS encoded by the coding sequence GTGCAGGTCGGGCCTGACAAGGATGAGCGTGATCTGATCGGCAAGGCGAAAGAAGGCAACAGGTCCGCTTTCAGCCAGCTTGTAAGGCCGCATCTGCCGCCCCTGATGGTGTTAGCCCGCCGCATGCTGGGATCGGCGGAGGATGCCGAGGACGCCGTCCAGACGGCGCTAGCGTCAACGTGGATGGCACGGGCGAGGCTCGATCCCGAACAACCGATCGCACCATTCTTGACTACGGTCACGCTGAACAAATGTCGCGACAGGATCAGGCGGCGCAAGGTGGCGCGGCTTGTTGGCCTGTCCGACGCGATTTATGCCGTTTCCTCTGACGATCCGGACCAGTTGCGATCTGCGGCAGGCCGGGAATTGCTGACGCGAACGGCGCGGGCAATCGAGAGGCTACCCCTGAAGCTGCGTGAGGCGCTGGTGCTAGTCGCCTTGGACGGACGCAGTCAGGCAGAGGCGGCCCAGCTATTGGGCGTGACCGAGAAAACGATCGAAACACGTATCTATCGCGCTCGGCAAAAATTGCGCGAGAAACTGGATTTTTCCTGA
- a CDS encoding copper resistance system multicopper oxidase: MTFKTVHKPLSLQRRRFLASSAGAASLIGMGHAVPAWARGGHGGAMARKGSDVLSGEHLSMTVRDAAFATGKRHGPAVTVNGTLPGPLLRLTEGQNLVVDLLNESSGETSIHWHGLLVPFLMDGVPGVSMTAVQPGESFRYEFPIRQAGTYWWHAHTMQEPMGHYGPIIIDPAGGDPHGVHRDYVVMLSDWSPMHPHTLMKKLKVGEAPFNFQKTTASDDYALSGVDRRMWARMRMMPTDISDVSAPLYSYLINGHGPEDGLEFAFNPGERVRLRFINGSAMTFFNVRIPGVAMQVVAADGQDVRPVEVDEFQIGNAETYDVIVEPRGADAFAIVAEAMDRSGMGVAMLTARQGASGAVPPLRDPPLLTMVDMGMNHGSADGAMDHSAMGHGGMDHSGSGAMDGMEMRDMDMSGMSMRDTSLLPPEVKVGPGLDMVSMNPVDRMGDPGIGLADVGHRVLNYRQLVAARMNSDMRQPTRLKEIHLTGNMERYMWSFDGKKFSAVTDDPIRFAFNERVRVKLVNDTMMAHPIHLHGHFFELVNDAPHGHQPLKHTLIVQPGGSAQFDLTANEPGDWAFHCHLIYHMHNGMFQVVTVRPLQGGEG; this comes from the coding sequence ATGACATTCAAGACCGTTCACAAACCTCTCTCACTGCAACGTCGGCGCTTCCTGGCCAGTAGCGCTGGTGCCGCCAGTCTGATCGGCATGGGCCATGCCGTACCCGCATGGGCGCGCGGCGGACATGGTGGCGCGATGGCGCGCAAGGGCAGCGATGTTCTGTCGGGTGAACATCTCTCCATGACGGTCAGGGATGCGGCCTTCGCCACCGGCAAACGCCATGGTCCGGCGGTAACGGTGAATGGAACACTGCCCGGTCCGCTGCTGCGATTGACAGAGGGACAGAACCTTGTCGTCGACCTGCTGAATGAAAGCTCGGGGGAAACTTCGATCCATTGGCACGGGCTGCTGGTGCCCTTCCTGATGGATGGCGTTCCGGGCGTATCGATGACTGCGGTTCAGCCGGGAGAGAGTTTCCGGTACGAATTCCCGATCCGGCAGGCAGGCACCTACTGGTGGCATGCGCACACCATGCAGGAGCCGATGGGCCATTACGGGCCCATTATTATTGATCCAGCCGGTGGCGATCCGCACGGCGTGCACCGCGACTATGTGGTAATGCTGTCGGACTGGTCGCCGATGCATCCGCACACGCTGATGAAGAAACTGAAGGTGGGCGAGGCGCCGTTCAACTTCCAGAAGACCACCGCCAGCGACGATTACGCTCTGTCCGGCGTGGATCGCCGGATGTGGGCGCGGATGCGTATGATGCCGACCGATATTTCGGACGTTTCAGCGCCGCTCTACAGCTATCTCATCAACGGTCATGGTCCCGAAGACGGGCTGGAATTCGCTTTCAACCCCGGTGAACGCGTGCGGCTGCGCTTCATCAACGGTTCGGCGATGACTTTCTTCAATGTGCGGATTCCGGGCGTGGCGATGCAGGTGGTCGCCGCCGACGGTCAGGATGTGCGTCCGGTCGAAGTGGACGAGTTCCAGATCGGCAATGCCGAGACCTATGACGTGATCGTCGAGCCTCGCGGTGCGGATGCGTTTGCCATCGTGGCAGAGGCGATGGACCGCTCTGGCATGGGGGTCGCGATGCTGACCGCGCGGCAAGGCGCCAGCGGCGCAGTCCCGCCGCTGCGCGATCCGCCGCTGCTGACCATGGTCGACATGGGAATGAACCATGGCTCTGCGGATGGCGCGATGGATCATTCTGCCATGGGGCATGGCGGTATGGATCACTCCGGTAGCGGCGCCATGGACGGCATGGAAATGCGGGACATGGACATGAGCGGCATGTCGATGCGCGATACCTCCCTGCTTCCACCCGAGGTGAAGGTTGGCCCCGGACTCGACATGGTGTCGATGAACCCTGTGGACCGCATGGGCGATCCGGGCATCGGTTTGGCCGACGTCGGACACCGCGTGCTGAACTACCGGCAGCTTGTTGCCGCGCGCATGAACAGCGACATGCGTCAGCCGACGCGGCTGAAGGAGATTCACCTGACCGGCAATATGGAACGCTATATGTGGTCGTTCGACGGCAAGAAGTTTTCTGCCGTTACCGATGATCCGATCCGCTTTGCGTTCAATGAACGGGTCCGCGTGAAGCTGGTGAACGACACCATGATGGCGCATCCGATCCACCTTCACGGCCATTTCTTCGAACTGGTGAACGATGCCCCGCATGGCCACCAGCCTTTGAAGCACACTCTGATCGTGCAGCCCGGTGGCAGCGCGCAATTCGACCTGACCGCGAACGAGCCGGGCGACTGGGCGTTTCACTGCCACCTGATCTACCACATGCATAATGGCATGTTCCAGGTCGTCACCGTCCGCCCACTGCAGGGAGGGGAGGGTTGA